A window of the Candida orthopsilosis Co 90-125, chromosome 1 draft sequence genome harbors these coding sequences:
- a CDS encoding Uga11 gamma-aminobutyrate (GABA) transaminase: protein MLRRARPISKFVRCNSSTTAKYFPSEPQAPIVSTESIPGPKSTAINHELGKVFDNGATYFVADYFKSLGNYISDADGNKLLDVYCQISSIALGYNNPKLIEAAKSDEMTSAIVNRPALACFPSTNYKDILQQGLLAAAPPGMDKIWTSLSGSDANETAYKAAFMYQHAKLRQTNGFTEEELTSVMNNETPGASDMVILSFDKGFHGRLFGSLSTTRSKAIHKLDIPAFPWPKAPFPELKYPLAEFESENREEEERCLYQFESIIENSPKQIAAIIVEPVQSEGGDNHATPFFFQGLRDLTERHGILMIVDEVQTGVGATGKFWAHEHWNLTTPPDMVTFSKKFQAAGFYFSNPELQPNQPYRQFNTWCGDPSKAILAKAIYKEIAASNLVSSTAQVGDYLFKGLQTIISKSGGKFTNLRGEKFGTFIAWDCVDAEFRNKVLLACRARGVNMGGCGDVSIRLRPTLLFEKKHADVFLNILEDAVKSL, encoded by the coding sequence ATGTTGAGAAGAGCAAgaccaatttcaaagtttgtTAGATgcaattcatcaacaacagcaaaatATTTTCCATCGGAACCACAAGCTCCCATCGTTTCAACTGAGTCTATTCCTGGACCCAAATCAACTGCAATTAACCATGAATTAGGTAAGGTTTTCGACAATGGAGCTACTTATTTTGTTGCCGATTATTTCAAGTCACTTGGTAATTATATTAGTGATGCTGACGGTAATAAATTGCTAGATGTCTATTGtcaaatttcatcaattgcattaGGTTATAATAATCctaaattgattgaagctGCAAAATCCGACGAAATGACATCTGCTATTGTTAATCGTCCTGCATTGGCATGTTTTCCCTCAACAAACTATAAAgatattcttcaacagGGTTTATTAGCTGCGGCTCCACCAGGTATGGATAAGATTTGGACTTCATTAAGTGGATCAGATGCTAATGAAACTGCATACAAGGCTGCTTTCATGTACCAACATGCCAAATTGAGACAAACTAATGGATTtactgaagaagaattgaccAGTGTTATGAATAATGAAACTCCAGGTGCTTCAGATATGGTGATTTTATCATTCGATAAAGGGTTTCATGGAAGATTATTTGGATCATTATCTACAACTAGATCAAAAGCTATTCATAAATTAGATATTCCTGCATTCCCCTGGCCCAAGGCACCATTCCCAGAATTGAAATACCCCTTGgctgaatttgaatctgAAAATAgggaagaagaagaacggtgtttgtatcaatttgaatcgattattgaaaattctccaaaacaaattgcAGCAATTATTGTTGAACCAGTTCAATCCGAAGGTGGTGATAATCATGCAACCccattcttcttccaaGGGTTAAGAGATTTGACAGAGAGACATGGcattttgatgattgttgatgaagtgcAAACTGGTGTTGGAGCAACTGGTAAATTTTGGGCTCATGAACATTGGAATTTGACAACACCTCCTGATATGGTTACATTTTCCAAGAAATTCCAGGCTGCTGGATTCTACTTCAGTAATCCAGAattacaaccaaatcaaccaTATAGACAATTTAATACCTGGTGCGGAGATCCATCAAAAGCCATCTTGGCAAAAGCTATCTACAAGGAAATTGCAGCATCAAACTTGGTTTCTAGCACAGCACAAGTTGGCGATTATTTATTCAAAGGTTTACAAACCATTATTTCGAAATCAGGTGGCAAGTTTACCAATTTAAGaggtgaaaaatttggtaCTTTTATTGCTTGGGATTGTGTTGATGCTGAGTTCAGAAATAAGGTGTTGCTCGCATGTAGAGCTCGTGGAGTAAATATGGGTGGATGTGGCGATGTGTCAATTAGATTGAGACCCacattgttgtttgaaaagaaacatGCTGATgtatttttgaatattttggaaGATGCTGTCAAGAGTTTGTAG
- a CDS encoding Lst4 protein (S. cerevisiae homolog LST4 has protein transporter activity, has role in Golgi to plasma membrane transport, intracellular protein transport and localizes vesicle coat): MLGRLFKHNPPSTQVHTPPQISSSASPPITTPFEDSHSREILYGTCNANSLKPFQFNSKYFRIIISQDGGNLRSKEILFDTAFESIQQQQQQQQQQSTSPLQSPLQQCQESRRVSLKKSTNSRIYHNTTDLNDLSFGCGLPTNEVQTITKLHTLPPITNSSTSYHAVLITRLFSISDAEVYTPNATFQQGSGDDWEPKSATTTKESRVKLHDLKINSRFSIGVVIPLECGNFVHEDIINEWSEISHFLTLLQKLVYRKLLLQLNSVIDNGNGCEYLVKKRLQFPNYILQNDFELHAQLGKLVKLVHYDNNTPRLINTNYFMKLNKTSYNSSLMNWILETLNWLEFKDGRCNTPFGNTHTDKNPSFLATLMSLLMRHRKSLGSRPYYNNSRNTREVTRVVVMTGNPAVAKRLIFILNGLIANTESVKCGDTDQYVFNMHNHNSGVTAADASQSDDNPEDEKYSTDDDWNSPSTLTNSIITERANSNSHVLEVSRVKPSAVSIPINRPKSSQGPTVGIPINTPTTSQASSSLSKSASLAQLSSSLNSSYSSLQSNYSLSKFGAGAGAGAGSSGSFMEKWKNSFSNQQHTSSNNMGGYFDEPPSLGMRKPSHQSLRTPSPAFEHDDFNWQSSSYTNSIASPMSMTPSKISRTQSLYDLYDLGMNSMSEEQLSESSHSSSSLTENHSTQTSQHHGHNHNNGNGISNVFEVKRSKTSVYTPFVSDRLVKNVAEYNRSTIQFKCKQIMESSPKCKKQDTIYEVDCQFDNKDTAQATTCEGETPTTTSTIFKHNILLPCVGYCDEYRPEFILQSCPINPKLEQQVMSSMKNDLIYYQNNYKYSKITTRTIFVNLRAREIKTIEMNIDNEKMQSQQQLGNQDKSDTQFMAQSDVNEGDKRTVNGNGIGSTSTSYKTKIHKIYSPLKCVGNKRLISHVESILFQIDELFKIQQQLYHDKKTKDKKQFHDKLLGLVAELID, translated from the coding sequence ATGCTTGGTAGATTATTCAAACATAATCCTCCCTCAACTCAAGTACATACGCCGCCGCAAATTTCATCCCTGGCTTCACCTCCAATAACAACACCATTTGAGGATTCACATTCTAGAGAAATACTATATGGTACATGCAATGCTAATCTGTTGAAGccttttcaatttaataGTAAATATTTCAGAATCATTATATCTCAAGATGGAGGTAATCTACGGTCAAAGGAAATCTTATTTGATACTGCTTTTGAACTgatacaacaacagcaacagcagcaacaacaacaatctaCTTCGCCACTTCAATCACCTTTACAACAATGTCAAGAGCTGAGACGCGtttcattgaagaaactgaCTAATCTGCGTATATACCACAATACCactgatttgaatgatttgtcATTTGGATGTGGATTACCTACTAATGAAGTACAAACAATCACCAAACTACATACATTACCCCCTATTACAAACTCATCTACATCATATCACGCGGTATTGATAACACGACTATTTTCTATAAGTGATGCAGAAGTATACACACCAAATGcaacttttcaacaaggtAGTGGTGATGATTGGGAACCtaaatcagcaacaacGACAAAGGAATCAAGGGTGAAACTtcatgatttgaaaattaatAGCAGATTTTCCATTGGAGTAGTGATACCTTTAGAATGTGGGAATTTTGTACATGAAGATATTATTAATGAATGGAGTGAAATATCCCACTTCTTAAccttgttgcaaaaattaGTGTATCGGAAACTACTTTTACAATTGAACCTGGTTATTGATAATGGCAATGGGTGCGAGTATTTAGTGAAGAAGAGATTACAATTTCCCAATtacattttacaaaatgaTTTCGAATTACATGCTCAATTGGGGAAACTTGTCAAGCTAGTACATTATGATAATAATACGCCCAGATTAATAAATACAAATTATTTTATGAAACTCAACAAGACAAGTTATAATTCGAGCttaatgaattggataTTGGAAACTCTTAACTGGCTTGAGTTTAAAGATGGAAGGTGTAATACACCTTTCGGTAATACTCACACTGATAAAAATCCCTCGTTTCTTGCTACGTTGATGTCGCTACTAATGCGACATAGGAAATCTTTAGGACTGAGGCCATATTACAATAATTCACGCAATACTCGAGAAGTAACACGAGTGGTTGTAATGACAGGAAATCCAGCAGTGGCCAAGCGGCTAATTTTCATCTTGAATGGATTAATTGCTAATACTGAGTCTGTGAAATGTGGCGATACAGATCAATATGTATTTAATATGCATAATCACAATAGCGGTGTTACTGCTGCCGATGCATCACAAAGTGATGATAACCCTGAAGATGAGAAATACTCAACCGACGATGATTGGAATTCACCTTCAACTTTGACTAATAGTATAATAACTGAAAGGGCAAATCTGAATTCTCATGTGCTTGAAGTTTCACGAGTAAAACCATCTGCCGTTAGTATCCCCATAAATAGACCCAAATCATCACAAGGGCCAACTGTGGGTATTCCTATAAACacaccaacaacatcacaagcatcatcatcactttcTAAATCTGCATCATTAGCACaactttcatcatcattgaattcatcatattcatcaCTACAGTCTAATTATTCATTGTCCAAGTttggtgctggtgctggtgctggtgctggtaGCAGTGGTTCATTTATGGagaaatggaaaaattCATTTAGTAATCAACAGCATACCTCGAGTAATAATATGGGTGGATATTTTGACGAGCCCCCCAGTTTAGGAATGCGGAAACCATCACATCAATCGTTGAGAACACCATCACCAGCATTTGAACATGATGATTTTAATTGGCAATCATCAAGTTATACCAATTCAATTGCATCACCGATGTCAATGACACCTAGTAAAATTTCACGGACTCAGTCACTTTATGACTTATATGATTTGGGTATGAATTCAATGAGTGAGGAACAATTGTCAGAATCATCTCATTCGTCGTCATCATTAACGGAGAATCATAGCACCCAAACAAGTCAACATCATGGCCACAATCACAATAATGGGAATGGCATTTCTAATGTATTTGAAGTGAAGCGATCAAAGACGAGTGTGTATACGCCTTTTGTAAGTGATCGACTTGTTAAAAATGTTGCTGAATATAATCGATCAACAATCCAATTCAAGTGCAAACAAATTATGGAAAGCTCACCTAAATGTAAGAAACAGGACACAATTTATGAAGTTGATTGCCAGTTTGATAATAAGGACACAGCTCAAGCAACAACATGTGAAGGTGAAACTCCTACAACAACCTCaaccattttcaaacacAACATCTTGTTACCATGTGTTGGATACTGCGATGAATATCGACCTGAATTTATTCTCCAATCATGCCCCATAAATCCCAAATTAGAACAACAAGTGATGAGTTCAATgaaaaatgatttgatatattatcaaaataattACAAGTATTCTAAGATTACCACGAGGACGATATTTGTCAATTTACGAGCTAGGGAGATTAAGACGATTGAAATGaatattgataatgaaaagaTGCAACTGCAGCAACAATTGGGCAATCAAGATAAGTCTGACACTCAATTCATGGCACAATCAGACGTGAATGAAGGAGATAAAAGAACTGTCAATGGTAATGGTATTGGTTCTACATCTACTTCGTACAAGACTAAGATACACAAGATTTATTCACCATTGAAATGCGTTGGCAATAAACGATTAATTTCCCATGTCGAATCcatcttgtttcaaattgatgaattgtttaaaattcaacaacaattgtatCATGATAAGAAAACAAAGGATAAGAAACAGTTTCATGACAAATTGTTGGGATTAGTTGCcgaattgattgattga
- a CDS encoding Rpl39 ribosomal protein L39 has protein sequence MAKSGIAVGLNKGHKVASKEVAPKISYRKGALSQRTTFVRSIVKEVAGLAPYERRLIELIRNAGEKRAKKLAKKRLGTHKRAAKKVEEMNKIIAESRRH, from the coding sequence GAATTGCAGTAGGATTAAACAAAGGTCACAAGGTTGCCTCCAAGGAAGTTGCCCCAAAAATCTCATACAGAAAAGGTGCTTTATCACAAAGAACCACTTTTGTTAGATCAATCGTTAAAGAAGTTGCTGGTTTGGCTCCATACGAAAGAagattgattgaattgatcaGAAACGCTGGTGAAAAGAGGGCTAAGAAATTGGCTAAAAAGAGATTAGGTACTCACAAGAGAGCTGCTAAAAAGGTTGAAGAaatgaacaaaataatTGCTGAATCAAGAAGACATTAA